Proteins encoded within one genomic window of Streptomyces taklimakanensis:
- a CDS encoding nucleotide pyrophosphohydrolase: MDDGGTKGDGARRSGRPDGRLGELQGRLAEFAAARHWQPYHTPKNLAAALSVEAAELVEIFQWATPEQSARVMADPERAARVADEVADVLAYLLQFCEVVGIDVTEALADKIERNERRFPVAESDDTSA; encoded by the coding sequence ATGGACGACGGTGGCACGAAGGGCGACGGCGCGCGGAGGAGCGGACGGCCGGACGGCCGGCTGGGGGAACTCCAGGGCAGGCTCGCCGAGTTCGCGGCGGCACGGCACTGGCAGCCCTACCACACCCCCAAGAACCTGGCCGCGGCCCTGAGCGTGGAGGCCGCCGAGCTGGTCGAGATCTTCCAGTGGGCGACGCCCGAGCAGTCGGCGCGGGTCATGGCCGATCCCGAGCGGGCGGCGAGGGTGGCCGACGAGGTGGCCGACGTCCTCGCCTACCTCCTGCAGTTCTGCGAGGTGGTGGGGATCGACGTCACCGAGGCGCTGGCGGACAAGATCGAAAGGAACGAGCGGCGCTTCCCCGTTGCGGAGAGTGACGACACGTCCGCGTGA
- a CDS encoding hemolysin family protein, which yields MTALQLGIGLLTLLTNAFFVGAEFALISVRRSQVEPHAEKGSKRARTVLWGLEHLSAMMATAQLGITVSSLVLGAVAEPAIAHLLEPPFAAVGVPGALIHPIAFVIALALATYLHMLVGEMVPKNIALAAPVPSALLLGPPLVALTRALRPMVFGINAFANVLLRLLRVEPKDEVASIFTDAELARMAEEASRAGLIEPGGHQRLREALELGHRPVREVLVPLADMHTVDHTVTPDELERTATTAGFSRLPVTGPGGTVLGYLHVKDAIGVLHRDRPFPPEALRTVVQIGEGTPLDDVLTTMRAAGTHLAAVTDGRGTLLGFVTMEDVLDKLVGPTPAAA from the coding sequence ATGACCGCCCTGCAACTGGGGATCGGCCTGTTGACGCTGCTGACCAACGCCTTCTTCGTCGGTGCCGAGTTCGCGCTGATCTCGGTCCGCCGCAGCCAGGTCGAACCCCACGCCGAGAAGGGCTCCAAGCGCGCCCGCACGGTGCTGTGGGGCCTGGAGCACCTCTCGGCGATGATGGCCACCGCCCAATTGGGCATCACCGTCTCCTCCCTGGTCCTGGGAGCCGTGGCCGAGCCGGCGATCGCCCACCTGCTGGAGCCGCCCTTCGCGGCCGTCGGCGTCCCGGGAGCGCTGATCCACCCGATCGCGTTCGTCATCGCCCTGGCCCTGGCGACCTACCTCCACATGCTGGTCGGCGAGATGGTGCCCAAGAACATCGCGCTGGCCGCCCCCGTGCCCAGCGCCCTGCTGCTGGGTCCGCCGCTGGTCGCCCTCACCCGGGCCCTGCGCCCGATGGTCTTCGGCATCAACGCCTTCGCCAACGTCCTGCTGCGCCTGTTGAGGGTGGAGCCCAAGGACGAGGTCGCCTCGATCTTCACCGACGCGGAGCTGGCCCGCATGGCGGAGGAGGCCAGCCGTGCCGGACTGATCGAGCCAGGCGGCCACCAGCGGCTGCGCGAGGCCCTGGAGCTGGGCCACCGCCCGGTGCGCGAGGTGCTGGTGCCCCTGGCCGACATGCACACCGTCGACCACACCGTCACCCCCGACGAGCTGGAGCGCACCGCCACCACGGCCGGTTTCTCCCGCCTGCCGGTGACCGGCCCCGGCGGCACCGTGCTGGGATACCTGCACGTCAAGGACGCCATCGGTGTCCTCCACCGCGACCGGCCGTTCCCGCCCGAGGCCCTGCGCACCGTCGTCCAGATAGGGGAGGGCACCCCGCTGGACGACGTCCTGACCACCATGCGCGCCGCAGGTACCCACCTGGCCGCCGTCACCGACGGGCGGGGCACGCTGCTGGGCTTCGTCACCATGGAGGACGTCCTGGACAAACTGGTGGGTCCGACCCCGGCCGCCGCCTGA
- a CDS encoding M56 family metallopeptidase, which yields MGVFVFLPLVLPLTAWPIAHLAERRLHPRVATLMLAATAGVLAVCSSLCLGLLVVVGTAQLPGNPLPDGWSDPEVREALPYDEVAGTASIPALAAVLVAVGRTLWRHHRTRRRAGRALDGLSGAASVAVLPDPAPYAYALPGRWGRGGRVVVSTALLSGLDGPERRALFAHERAHLAARHHRYLLAVHLAARANPFLRPLRTAVVYTVERWADEAAARAVGSRRTVARAIGKAALVSRGAPTSTLAGFAEPGPVPRRVAALLGPAPAVRAWPPVFTAAGLAVWTAVAGAAVSALSSANSAVTLFLVLRATTPL from the coding sequence AACGGCGCCTTCACCCGCGCGTCGCCACCCTCATGCTGGCGGCCACGGCCGGGGTGCTCGCGGTGTGCAGCTCGCTCTGCCTGGGGCTGCTGGTCGTGGTGGGCACCGCGCAACTGCCGGGCAATCCGCTGCCGGACGGCTGGTCGGATCCGGAGGTGCGCGAGGCGCTCCCCTACGACGAGGTCGCGGGGACGGCGTCCATCCCGGCCCTGGCGGCCGTGCTGGTGGCGGTCGGGAGGACCCTGTGGCGGCACCACCGGACGCGGCGCCGTGCCGGGCGGGCGCTGGACGGGCTGTCGGGGGCCGCCTCCGTGGCGGTGCTGCCCGACCCCGCGCCCTACGCCTACGCGCTGCCCGGCCGGTGGGGGCGAGGGGGCCGCGTGGTGGTCTCCACGGCGCTGCTCTCCGGTCTCGACGGACCCGAGCGCCGCGCGCTGTTCGCCCACGAGCGGGCCCACCTGGCGGCCCGGCACCACCGGTACCTGCTGGCGGTGCACCTGGCGGCGCGGGCCAACCCGTTCCTGCGGCCGCTGCGCACGGCCGTGGTCTACACCGTGGAGCGATGGGCGGACGAGGCCGCGGCCCGTGCGGTGGGCAGCCGACGGACGGTGGCCCGCGCCATCGGCAAGGCGGCACTGGTCTCCCGTGGCGCGCCCACGTCGACACTGGCGGGGTTCGCCGAGCCGGGGCCGGTGCCGCGCCGGGTGGCGGCTCTCCTCGGGCCGGCCCCCGCCGTGCGGGCCTGGCCCCCGGTGTTCACGGCCGCCGGGCTGGCGGTGTGGACGGCCGTGGCCGGAGCCGCGGTCTCGGCGCTGTCGTCGGCGAACTCGGCGGTCACGCTGTTCTTGGTGCTGAGGGCGACCACCCCGCTGTGA
- a CDS encoding sporulation protein yields MVFKRLLGSLGVGGPTVDTVLEEGAVLPGGTLSGRVHLRGGSADFDIEHIGLELVARVEAETDGGEHEGTVAFGRFTVGGGFRLAEGAEHNVPFTVTLPWETPVTELHGQPLGVALGVRTELAVAGAKDKGDLDPLAVRALPAQEAILEAFGQLGFGFKSADLEYGHIRGTGQQLPFYQEIELTPSPRYAHAVNEIEVTFLANPAGVEVVLEADKRGGSFPGFSGGHDALTRFTVGHQDVRDWNAEVDDWVRRLVEGRVAHGAPYGPGHDGLHGHDGIHGHHGHHGHDGHDGHRSGPGMGTAIAAGAAGLAVGVAGGMVAAEVVDEVGDFFEGEDDGGDEG; encoded by the coding sequence ATGGTGTTCAAACGGCTACTCGGCTCGCTCGGCGTGGGCGGCCCCACGGTGGACACGGTCCTGGAGGAGGGAGCCGTCCTGCCCGGCGGCACCCTGTCCGGACGGGTCCACCTCAGGGGCGGCAGCGCCGACTTCGACATCGAGCACATCGGCCTGGAACTGGTCGCCCGCGTCGAGGCCGAGACCGACGGCGGCGAGCACGAGGGCACGGTCGCCTTCGGCCGCTTCACCGTCGGCGGCGGTTTCCGGCTGGCCGAGGGAGCGGAACACAACGTTCCGTTCACCGTGACACTGCCGTGGGAGACCCCGGTCACCGAACTGCACGGGCAGCCCCTGGGCGTCGCCCTCGGGGTGCGCACCGAACTGGCGGTGGCCGGGGCGAAGGACAAGGGCGACCTGGATCCGCTGGCGGTGCGCGCCCTGCCGGCGCAGGAGGCGATCCTGGAGGCGTTCGGGCAGCTCGGCTTCGGGTTCAAGTCCGCCGACCTGGAGTACGGCCACATCCGCGGCACCGGGCAGCAGCTCCCCTTCTACCAGGAGATCGAACTCACCCCCTCCCCGCGCTACGCGCACGCGGTGAACGAGATCGAGGTGACCTTCCTGGCGAACCCGGCCGGGGTGGAGGTGGTGCTGGAGGCCGACAAGCGCGGCGGTTCCTTCCCCGGCTTCTCCGGCGGCCACGACGCCCTCACCCGCTTCACGGTCGGCCACCAGGACGTCCGGGACTGGAACGCCGAGGTGGACGACTGGGTGCGACGGCTCGTGGAGGGCCGCGTCGCGCACGGCGCTCCGTACGGCCCCGGGCACGACGGCCTCCACGGGCACGACGGGATCCACGGCCACCACGGCCACCACGGCCACGACGGCCACGACGGCCACCGCTCCGGCCCCGGGATGGGCACCGCCATCGCCGCCGGGGCGGCCGGGCTCGCGGTCGGCGTCGCGGGCGGCATGGTCGCGGCCGAGGTCGTCGACGAAGTGGGCGACTTCTTCGAGGGCGAGGACGACGGAGGCGACGAGGGCTGA
- a CDS encoding peptidoglycan DD-metalloendopeptidase family protein, giving the protein MNGAKTFLRRIAATASATLAIAGITLAGATPASAANYYYELPYPSGEAYQVTQGPEGTYSHYGPYNEYAWDFGLPANYEVSAAQGGTILVSDWSPYAGNGIEVIIRHSNGQCTHYAHLNRAIYNTGDWVPQGRIIGWSGSTGNSTAPHLHFQVIDCNTRVGIPATLQGWTPPTGSWPVSVNTRA; this is encoded by the coding sequence GTGAACGGAGCAAAAACGTTCCTGCGCAGAATCGCCGCGACGGCGAGCGCGACATTGGCGATCGCGGGCATCACCCTGGCGGGCGCCACTCCCGCCTCGGCCGCGAACTACTACTACGAGCTTCCCTACCCGTCCGGTGAGGCCTACCAGGTCACCCAGGGGCCGGAGGGGACGTACTCGCACTACGGTCCGTACAACGAGTACGCCTGGGACTTCGGGCTCCCCGCGAACTACGAGGTCTCCGCCGCGCAGGGCGGCACGATCCTCGTCTCCGACTGGTCGCCGTACGCGGGGAACGGCATCGAGGTGATCATCCGGCACTCGAACGGCCAGTGCACCCACTACGCGCACCTGAACCGGGCGATCTACAACACCGGTGACTGGGTGCCGCAGGGCCGGATCATCGGCTGGTCGGGCAGCACGGGGAACTCCACCGCGCCGCACCTGCACTTCCAGGTGATCGACTGCAACACCCGGGTGGGCATCCCCGCCACGCTCCAGGGCTGGACGCCGCCCACCGGCTCCTGGCCGGTGAGCGTGAACACCCGCGCCTGA
- a CDS encoding AAA family ATPase, with amino-acid sequence MTENGAPRRPVVTELRLSAFRGHRGLRLPLAPMTLLAGAGGSGKSTVLEAYGALTRLAGGESLEEVFGGGPGGPTAYVPRGTPRDRQGRRGFRLGCTVDGPAGPVRLDLAVQAEPELRIAGERLTGADGRTLLSTALRDPARRAVRAEWYAAGAGRTSRAPLPDDRLGTALLPLRVAGATEGERRVLAAVEQVVPALRAGFACDPRPETMRAPASAADGLLRGGCDNLAAVLARTRTECRTRHAALLEAVRAGLALPVAELSTEPWVERGGTGMVRALVDHGDGLEPTPVDRLGDGQLRYLALALVLLTGPGVLEVDPVREVPDAHQALTLLVDGLDRCLDARQRRELLGLAARMCERGHIRLLGTLYDASAVPGVPGTRLVRLDAGARRGAADGAADGAADRAAKETVDGAVDGVVGART; translated from the coding sequence ATGACCGAGAACGGGGCCCCACGACGGCCCGTCGTCACCGAACTGCGGCTCTCCGCCTTCCGAGGACACCGCGGGCTGCGGCTGCCCCTGGCCCCGATGACCCTGTTGGCCGGAGCCGGCGGCAGCGGCAAGTCCACGGTGCTGGAGGCCTACGGGGCACTGACCCGGCTCGCCGGGGGCGAGAGCCTGGAGGAGGTCTTCGGCGGAGGACCGGGCGGGCCGACGGCGTACGTGCCGCGCGGCACCCCCCGGGACCGCCAGGGCAGACGCGGCTTCCGGCTGGGGTGCACGGTGGACGGGCCCGCGGGTCCGGTCCGACTCGACCTCGCCGTCCAGGCCGAACCCGAGCTGCGCATCGCGGGCGAGCGGTTGACCGGGGCCGACGGCCGCACCCTGCTCTCCACCGCGCTGCGCGATCCGGCGCGGCGCGCGGTGCGGGCCGAGTGGTACGCCGCAGGGGCCGGTCGGACCTCCCGCGCCCCGCTGCCCGACGACCGGCTGGGCACCGCCCTGCTGCCGTTGCGGGTGGCGGGCGCCACCGAGGGGGAGCGGAGGGTGCTCGCCGCCGTGGAACAGGTGGTGCCCGCACTGCGCGCCGGTTTCGCCTGCGATCCGCGCCCCGAGACCATGCGCGCGCCCGCGAGCGCCGCGGACGGTCTGCTGCGCGGCGGCTGCGACAACCTCGCCGCGGTGCTGGCGCGCACCCGCACCGAGTGCCGCACCCGGCACGCGGCCCTGCTGGAGGCGGTGCGCGCCGGACTGGCACTCCCGGTGGCGGAGTTGTCGACGGAGCCGTGGGTGGAACGCGGGGGCACGGGCATGGTGCGTGCGCTGGTGGACCACGGTGACGGGCTGGAGCCCACCCCGGTGGACCGGCTCGGGGACGGGCAACTGCGCTACCTGGCGCTCGCGTTGGTGCTGCTGACCGGGCCCGGGGTGCTGGAGGTCGACCCGGTGCGGGAGGTGCCCGACGCGCACCAGGCGTTGACGTTGCTGGTCGACGGCCTCGACCGCTGCCTGGACGCCCGACAGCGGCGGGAACTGCTGGGTCTGGCGGCCCGGATGTGCGAGCGCGGCCACATCCGGCTGCTGGGCACGCTGTACGACGCCTCCGCGGTCCCGGGGGTGCCCGGCACGCGGCTGGTGCGCCTGGACGCGGGGGCTCGGCGCGGGGCGGCGGACGGAGCGGCGGACGGAGCGGCGGACCGGGCGGCGAAGGAGACCGTGGACGGCGCGGTGGACGGCGTGGTGGGGGCCCGGACGTGA
- a CDS encoding DUF6099 family protein, producing the protein MDAVPLIEDTRRALAHSKEAADVLTEAWQAQALAEAVGAHLVTAGPPEVRTQAGGLCEAGGRACGSLRGAGHPADGARAAGMTEIRDLLAALRDLCGLLDETGGALVRLAVDAEEGTYWRCIEGIDAADECGDRAMAIIRRLARCGRRLRRAPPPGDAIRAAARQEG; encoded by the coding sequence ATGGATGCGGTACCACTCATTGAGGACACGCGTCGGGCGCTCGCGCACAGTAAGGAAGCCGCTGACGTCCTTACCGAGGCGTGGCAGGCGCAGGCGCTCGCGGAGGCGGTCGGAGCCCACCTGGTGACGGCCGGCCCCCCGGAGGTGCGGACCCAGGCCGGCGGGCTGTGCGAGGCCGGCGGCCGCGCCTGCGGGTCGCTGCGCGGCGCCGGTCATCCGGCCGACGGGGCGCGCGCGGCCGGAATGACGGAGATCCGTGATCTGCTCGCCGCCCTGCGCGATCTCTGCGGACTGCTCGACGAGACCGGGGGCGCGTTGGTGCGGCTCGCGGTCGACGCGGAGGAGGGAACGTACTGGCGGTGCATCGAGGGCATAGACGCCGCCGACGAGTGCGGGGACAGGGCGATGGCGATCATCCGGCGCCTGGCCCGGTGCGGCCGGCGCCTCCGCCGCGCGCCCCCGCCCGGCGACGCGATCCGCGCCGCGGCGCGGCAGGAGGGATGA
- a CDS encoding CNNM domain-containing protein gives MTEVLLLLVALALVLGCAVFVAAEFSLTTVERGELERAAREGERGAASALKAVRRLTFQLSGAQLGITVTSLVIGMLAEPSLAVLLRGPLTAAGLPGGAVPTTATVLGVTLSTVVLMVIGELVPKNWAISNPLAVARVVAGPQRGFTTVFGPLIRHLNDTANHLVRRFGLEPAEELESVRTPDELAALARRSAKEGAIEADAAELFVRTLHLSELSAENVMTPRVDVKALEAHATAADAENLTLATGLSIFPVYRDTLDEVIGTVHIRDVLALPAARRPATAVTELLAEPLLVPETLPVDRLLEQMRSRRTLAVVIDEYGGTAGVATVEDIVEEVVGEVRDEHDPHEEPGLRPLGADDGRARWEADGGARLDELVAIGLTAPDGPYETLAGLLATRLERIPAPGDTVEVDGWELCVLDVDHHRADRIRLTAPAPATREVREEALR, from the coding sequence GTGACCGAAGTCCTGCTTCTGCTGGTGGCTCTCGCGCTGGTCCTGGGCTGCGCCGTCTTCGTCGCGGCCGAGTTCTCCCTGACCACCGTCGAGAGGGGCGAACTGGAGCGGGCGGCGCGCGAGGGAGAGCGCGGCGCGGCGAGCGCGCTGAAGGCGGTCAGACGGCTGACCTTCCAGCTCTCCGGCGCGCAGCTGGGCATCACGGTGACCTCCCTGGTCATCGGCATGCTCGCCGAACCCTCCCTGGCCGTGCTGCTGCGCGGCCCCCTCACCGCCGCGGGACTGCCCGGCGGCGCCGTTCCCACCACCGCGACCGTGCTCGGCGTCACGCTCTCCACCGTGGTGCTGATGGTGATCGGCGAACTGGTCCCCAAGAACTGGGCCATCTCCAACCCCCTGGCGGTCGCGCGCGTCGTCGCCGGCCCCCAGCGCGGCTTCACCACCGTCTTCGGCCCCCTCATCCGCCACCTCAACGACACCGCCAACCACCTGGTGCGCCGCTTCGGACTGGAGCCCGCCGAGGAACTGGAGTCCGTCCGCACCCCCGACGAACTGGCCGCCCTGGCCCGCCGCTCCGCCAAGGAGGGCGCCATCGAGGCCGACGCCGCCGAACTGTTCGTCCGCACCCTCCACCTCAGCGAGCTCAGCGCCGAGAACGTCATGACCCCCCGGGTGGACGTCAAGGCGCTGGAGGCCCACGCCACCGCGGCCGACGCCGAGAACCTCACCCTGGCCACCGGCCTGTCGATCTTCCCCGTCTACCGCGACACCCTCGACGAGGTGATCGGCACCGTCCACATCCGTGACGTCCTCGCCCTCCCGGCCGCCCGACGCCCCGCCACCGCGGTCACCGAGCTGCTCGCCGAGCCGCTGCTGGTGCCCGAGACCCTGCCCGTCGACCGCCTCCTGGAGCAGATGCGCAGCCGGCGCACCCTCGCGGTCGTCATCGACGAGTACGGCGGCACCGCCGGCGTCGCCACCGTCGAGGACATCGTCGAGGAGGTCGTCGGCGAGGTCCGCGACGAACACGACCCCCACGAGGAGCCCGGTCTGCGCCCCCTGGGCGCCGACGACGGCCGCGCCCGCTGGGAGGCCGACGGCGGCGCCCGCCTGGACGAGCTGGTCGCCATCGGACTGACCGCCCCCGACGGCCCCTACGAGACCCTCGCCGGGCTGCTGGCCACCCGTCTGGAGCGCATCCCCGCCCCCGGCGACACCGTCGAGGTCGACGGCTGGGAGCTGTGCGTCCTGGACGTCGACCACCACCGCGCCGACCGGATACGGCTCACCGCCCCGGCCCCGGCCACCCGCGAGGTCCGTGAGGAGGCCCTGCGATGA
- a CDS encoding cation transporter: MLTGSWGPGWSVGIFVLAAALTVVCSVRLAALGDTLADRTGWGEALFGAVFFGLITSLSGIVMTAVSAAADRPGLAYGNAVGGITAQTLAVVVADAFHRRANLEHAAASMSNLLFGCLLTGLLGVALLASFSPEATLWGVHPASVALVAFYWGGIRLIRDHDEPMWRAVRTRDTVPDVPDDEPLRHGRVRLWGEFLGIAGLVVVGGWAVARAAGGILDATGLSAGLVGAIFMGGVNALPETVAAVAAVRRGAVTLAVAAIVGGNCLDVLNLAVGDLAFRGGSLYHSADTDHLFLTSASLVMTTVLLGGLLVRQRRGWLGLGFDGALLLTIYLSTVAVLAS, from the coding sequence GTGCTGACCGGGAGTTGGGGTCCGGGATGGAGCGTCGGGATCTTCGTCCTGGCCGCGGCTCTCACGGTGGTGTGCAGCGTGCGGCTCGCCGCCCTGGGGGACACGCTCGCCGACCGGACGGGGTGGGGCGAGGCGCTGTTCGGCGCCGTGTTCTTCGGTCTGATCACCTCTCTGTCGGGGATCGTGATGACGGCGGTGAGCGCCGCGGCCGACCGGCCGGGGCTGGCGTACGGCAACGCGGTGGGCGGGATCACCGCGCAGACCCTGGCGGTGGTCGTCGCGGACGCCTTCCACCGGCGCGCCAATCTGGAGCACGCCGCGGCGTCGATGTCGAACCTGTTGTTCGGCTGTCTGCTGACGGGGCTGCTGGGCGTGGCGCTGTTGGCGTCCTTCAGTCCGGAGGCGACGCTGTGGGGGGTGCATCCGGCGTCGGTGGCGCTGGTGGCCTTCTACTGGGGTGGCATCCGGTTGATCCGGGACCACGACGAGCCGATGTGGCGCGCGGTCCGCACCCGGGATACGGTTCCGGACGTGCCCGACGACGAGCCGTTGCGGCACGGACGCGTCCGGTTGTGGGGGGAGTTCCTCGGGATCGCCGGCCTGGTGGTGGTGGGCGGTTGGGCCGTCGCCCGGGCGGCCGGGGGCATCCTGGACGCCACCGGGCTGAGCGCGGGACTGGTGGGCGCGATCTTCATGGGCGGGGTGAACGCGCTGCCCGAGACGGTGGCGGCCGTCGCGGCGGTGCGGCGCGGCGCGGTGACGCTCGCGGTGGCGGCGATCGTCGGCGGGAACTGTCTGGACGTCCTCAACCTGGCCGTCGGCGACCTGGCCTTCCGCGGCGGGTCCCTCTACCACTCCGCGGACACCGACCATCTCTTCCTCACCAGCGCGTCCCTGGTGATGACGACCGTGCTGCTGGGCGGGCTGCTGGTGCGTCAGCGACGCGGCTGGCTGGGACTGGGCTTCGACGGGGCGCTGCTGCTGACGATCTACCTGAGCACTGTGGCCGTCCTGGCCTCCTGA